The window GCCGCGGGCGGCCCGCCGGCGACGGGCGGCGTGGACTTGATGCCGATGCGGAAGGCCCCGTCCGGGGAGACGTAGAAGACCCGCTGGTCGTCGGTGGTGCGCCGGTACCCCTGGGGCACGGCGAGGCTGAACCCCTCCCGGTCGACGACGGTGCGGTAGCCGGCGGGCGCGGGCTTGGTGGGCGCGGAACGCTCGGGCTGTGTCCGCGGCCCGGCAGGGGTGGGGGTCGCTGCGGGCGAGGGGGCGGCGTTCGCGGGGCTCGGGGAAGCCGGGGGCCGGGCCGCGGTTCCGGGCGACCCGTCCGCGGCCGGGGCGCCGGCGGCGGGGCCGGCCGTGTCGGTCCGGCCCCGCGACCCGTTGTCGAGCAGCGAGGTCACGGTCACGGTGGCGACGACCGCCAGGACGACCAGGGCCACGACCAGCCCGATCCGCAGGGCCGGGCGGGCGGGGGCGGCGGGCCCGGCCGGCCGGGCCACGTGCTCGGTCGGGGAGTAGCCGGGCGGGGTGCCGGTGCCGGTTGCCGCCTTGCGGCCGGAGGTCCCGGCGGGCGGGGTGGGGGCGGCGGCCCGGTCGAGCAGGGGCATGGTGCCGGTGGCCACGTACGCCGACAGCAGCCGCCGCGTCTCCGGTGCGTCCAACCGTCGCTCCGGATCCCGGTCCAGCAGGCCGCGGATGACCGGCAGCAGCGGCCCCGCCTTCGCCGGCGGGCGGATCTCGTCGTGGACGACGGCGTGCAGCACCCCGCCGAGGGAGTCCCGGTGGAAGGGCGATTCCCCGGTCAGGGCCGCGCACAGCAGGGCGCCCAGCGACCACAGGTCGGATTCGGGTCCTGCGGCGGCGCCCTGCATGCGTTCGGGCGAGGTGTACTCGGGTGACCCGACGAAGGCTCCGGTCTCGCTGAGGGTGGTGGCGCCGGCGAGGTGGGCGATGCCGAAGTCGGTCAGGACCACCCGGTCGGTGCCGGTCTCCATCAGCACGTTGGCGGGCTTGACGTCCCGGTGGAGCACCCCGCGGGCGTGGGCCGCGGTGAGGGCGCCGAGCAGGGCGAGCCCGGTGCGGGCGGTCTCGGCGGGGTCCAGCGGGCCCGTGGCGGTGAGCCGGTCCGCGAGGGATCCGCCGTCGACGAGTTCCATCACGATGTACGGCCGCCCGTCGTCCTCCACCACGTCGTGGACGACGACCACGTGGGGGTGCCTGACCTGCGCGAGGGTGCGCGCTTCCCGCAGGGCGCCGGCGGCTTCCGTTCCGTCCCCGACGTGGAGCTCCTTGACGGCGACCGACCGGCCGAGCAGCTCGTCGGTCGCGCGCCAGACGGTTCCCATCCCGCCCCTGCCCAACCGCTCTTCCAACCGGTAACGCCCGGCGATCACAGGCCTGTTGCGCGGATGGTGTTGCGACACGTCTCTCCCCCTCGCCCCGTTCAGGGTCATGATGCCGCACAACGCAAAAAGCCCCACCGAAGTGGGGCTTTCGTGCTGGTGTCCGAGGGGGGACTTGAACCCCCACGCCCGATAAAGGGCACTAGCACCTCAAGCTAGCGCGTCTGCCATTCCGCCACCCGGACCAGGTGGTCGGCCCCGGTTTCCCGCGGCGACATGGACAACAATAGCAGGGGATCGAGGTGGTTCCGACCAGGTATTCGGCTCCGGGGGAATCCGACGCGCCGCGCTGACCTGCGGGCATACCCCGCAGGAGCCGGCGAGACGGAACGTCTCCCCGACCTGCCCGGGACGGACGGCCCCGCGTTCCCGCGCGGCGGTCCCGGCCGGCTACGGGCAGTGGATGACCTGTCCCGCGTACGAGAGGTTGCCGCCGAAGCCGAAGAGCAGGACCGGGGCGCCGGAGGGGATCTCGCCGCGCTGGACCAGCTTGGACAGGGCCATCGGGATGCTGGCGGCGGAGGTGTTGCCGGAGTCGACGACGTCGCGGGCGACGACGGCGTTGACGGCTCCGATCTTCGCGGCGAGCGGTTCGATGATCCGCAGGTTGGCCTGGTGCAGAACGACGCCGGCCAGGTCCTCGGGGGTGATCCCGCTCTTCTCGCAGACCTTGCGGGCGAGCGCGGGCAGCCGGCTGGTGGTCCAGCGGTAGACGGCCTGGCCCTCCTGCGCGAAGACGGGGGGCGAGCCCTCGATCCGCACGGCGTGGCCCATCTCGGGTACCGAGCCCCACAGCACGGGGCCGATGCCGGGCTGTTCGCAGGCCTCGACCACGGCCGCGCCGGCGCCGTCGCCGGTCAGCACGCAGGTGGTGCGGTCGCTCCAGTCGGTGATCTCGGTCATCTTGTCGGCGCCGATGACCAGGGCGCGGGTGGCGGCGCCGGCGCGGATCGCGTGGTCGGCGGCGGCCAGGGTGTGGGTGAAGCCGGAGCAGACGACGTTGATGTCCATGACGGCGGGGCCGCCGCCCATGCCCAGCTTGGCCGCGACACGGGCGGCCATGTTGGGGGAACGGTCGATCGCGGTGGACGTGGCCACGAGGACGAGGTCGATGTCGTCGGGGGTGAGTCCGGCGTTCGCGAGGGCCTTGCCCGCGGCCTGGAAGGCCAGCTCGTCGACCGGCTCCTCGGGTCCCGCCATGTGGCGCGTCTTGATGCCGACCCGGGATCGGATCCACTCGTCGTTGGTGTCGACCATGGCCGCGAGGTCCTCGTTGGTGATCACTTTCGCGGGCTGGTAGTGCCCTAGCGCCACCACGCGTGAACCGGTCATGGGCGGGAATCCCCTCGTCGACAGTCAGGATCACCCAGCTTTGCCTGCTACCGGTGGGTACGGGTGCGCGTGACCCGACAGGATTAAGGCACCTGAATTTGGAGAATTCCGAGGATCCTCCTGCCGGGGGCGTCCGCGACGGCGGATCCGCGAGAATGGGCCCGTCAGGTGCACGACGAGGAACGAACGGTGGACTGATCACATGGGACGGGTCACCGAACGCCGTCGCGTCGTCCGGATCCGCGGCGGCGTGGCGGGGGCCCGCCCGGACACGCTGGTGGCCGAGGAGCCGCTGGAGATCCGGCTGAACGGCAAACCGCTGGCCATCACGATGCGCACGCCGGGCGACGATTTCGCGCTGGCGGTGGGCTTCCTGGTGAGCGAGGGCGTGCTGGCGCGCACCTCGGACGTCCAGGCCGTCACCTACTGCGAAGGGGCGACCTCGGACGGTTCGAACACGTACAACGTGGTGAACGTGCAGCTCGCGACCGGGGTGCCGGTGCCGGACATCACGCTGGAGCGGAACGTCTACACGACGTCCTCCTGCGGTCTGTGCGGGAAGGCGAGCCTGGACGCGGTGCGTACGGCGACCCGGTTCCCGGGGATCGAGGCCGACCCGGTGCGGGTGAGCGCGGACCTGCTGTCCCTGCTGCCGGACCGGCTGCGCGCGGCCCAGAAGGTCTTCGACCGCACGGGAGGGCTCCACGCGGCGGGCCTGTTCTCGGCGGAGGGCGAGCTGCTGGACCTGCGGGAGGACGTGGGGCGGCACAACGCCGTGGACAAGATCGTCGGTCGGGCGTTGCAGGCCGGTCGGTTGCCGCTGACCGGCTCGGTGCTGCTGGTGTCGGGGCGGGCCTCGTTCGAGCTGGCGCAGAAGGCGGTGATGGCGGGGATACCGGTCCTCGCGGCGGTCTCGGCGCCGTCCTCGCTGGCGGTGGACCTCGCGGTGGAGACGGGGCTGACCCTGGTGGGCTTCCTGCGCGGGCCGGACATGAACATCTACGCGGGCGAACAGCGCGTGAGCCTGTAGCGCACGTCGCCCGTGGCGGGCGGACGCGGATCCCCCGCCGCGCATCCCCCGCCCGTCGACGTCCCTGCCCGTCGGCGTCCCCGCCGGTCGACGTGCCCGCCGGTCGACCGTCCGTCAACGTCCCCGGCGGCCGCGTCGGGTCGGGGCCGGCTTCGGTTCCGGGGGGTCGATGCGGTGCAGGTCGAGCGTCGCCGGGATCGGGGTCGCGCCGGGGCCGCCGGCCTCGGCCCACGCGATGATCTCGTCGGTCGCGGTGTCGTCCAGGGCCCAGCCGAACCAGGCGGCGCGGGCGCCCTTGCGGCGGGCCTCGCTCGTGGGCTGGACCACGATGACGTTGGCCTGGGCGCAGGGGCCGAGGCAGTCGCTGGTACGGACGGCGAGCCGGCCCCCGGAGGCGGCGGCGGCCTCGCGCAGCCGGGCCAGTTGGCCCGCGTGGTCGGAGCCGGGGTTCTTGCGGGGGTCCCCGCAGCAGCAGCCCCGGCAGACCACCAGGGTGCAGGGGCGTTCGGCGTGGGCGGCGAGCGGGCGTATCCAGGTCACCGCCGCACGTTACCGGGCCCGCGGCGCGGGGTGTCGGGCCTGCCGGGAGACCTCCGCCACACGCTCGGCGGGGAGTTCGGGGTCGAGGTCACGGGCGCGCCGGCGGGCCAGTACCGCGCAGACCATCAACTGCATCTGGTGGAACAGCATGAGCGGGAGCACGGCGAGGCTCGCGTGGGCGCCGAACAGCACGCCGGCCATGGGGAGTCCGGCGGCGAGGCTCTTCTTCGATCCGGCGAACTGGATGGCGATCCGGTCCTCCCGGCCGAATCCGAGGCGCTTCGCCCCGTACCAGGTGACCAGGAGCATCACCGCGAGGAGCACGGCCTCCACCGCCATCAGGGCGCCCAGCCGCAGGGCGCTGACCTGGTGCCAGATGCCGGCGACCATGCCCGCGCTGAACGCCGTGTAGACGACGAGCAGGATCGAGCCCCGGTCCACGCGACCCAGCACCTTCTTGTTGCGCAGGAGGAAACCGCCGAGCCGGGGCCGCATCAGTTGTCCGAGGACGAAGGGCAGCAGGAGTTGCAGGGCGATCTTCCGCAGGGAGTCGAGGGAGAAGCCGCCCGCGCTGTTGCCCAGCAGTGCGGCGGCGAGCAGGGGGGTCAGGAAGATGCCGGCGAGGCTGGAGAAGGATCCGGCGCAGATCGCGGCGGGCACGTTGCCGCGGGCGAGCGAGGTGAAGGCGATGGAGGACTGGATGGTGGAGGGAACCAGGCAGAGGAAGAGCAGGCCGCTGTGGAGCGGGGGCGTCAGGACGCTCGGGACGAGCGCGCGGGCGGCCAGGCCGAGCAGCGGGAAGAGCACGAAGGTGCAGGCGAGCACGGTCAGGTGGAGCCGCCAGTGGCGCAGCCCGTCGAAGGCCTCGCGGGTGGAGAGCCGGGCCCCGTAGAGGAAGAAGAGCAGGGCCACGGCTGCGGTGGTGGCGCCCTGCGCGACGCCGGCGGCCTGCCCGCGGGCGGGCAGCAGGGCGGCGAGGCCGACGGTGCCCAGCAGGGCCAGGACGTACGGGTCCAGGGGCACCCAGGAGGGGAGGTGGGGGCGTCGCATGGTCGCGGTGCTCATTCGCTCTCGGGGCCGTGACCGCTTCGGGGCTCGGCGGGGCTCGGGGTGGGCGTCGGGGCGCTCGGCGCGGGGATGGCGGGCTGTCTTTCATCGTCGGGCACGGGCGGTCATCGCGAAACCCGCACACCGAACTGACTGTCATCACGTACAGCGATAACGTGGGGCCATGAACGGCATGTACGACCCGGTCCAGTTGCGCACGTTCCTCACGGTGGCCCAGACGCTCAGCTTCACGCAGGCCGCGGGCCGGCTCGGCGTACGGCAGTCCACGGTCAGCCAGCACGTGCGGCGGCTGGAGGACGCCACCGGCCGGCCGCTCTTCGCCCGGGACACGCACAGCGTGGAGCTGACGGAGGACGGTGAGGCGCTGCTGGGCTTCGCCCGCACGATCCTGGAGGCGCACGAGCGGGCGGCCGCCTTCTTCACCGGGACCCGGCTGCGGGGTCGGCTGCGGTTCGGGGCGTCGGAGGACTTCGTGCTGACCCGGCTGCCGGAGGTGCTGGAGGGGTTCCGGCACGAGCACCCCGAGGTCGACCTGGAACTCTCGGTCGAGCTGTCGGGCACTTTGCACGAGCGACTGGACGCGGGGCGCCTCGACCTCGTGCTGGCCAAGCGGCGCGGCCGGGGGGACGAGCGGGGTCGGCTGGTGTGGCGGGACCGGATGGTGTGGATCGGGGCGGAGGGACTGCGGGTGGATCCCGAGCGTCCTGTCCCGTTGATCGTCTTCCCGCCTCCGGGGATCACCCGGGCGCGGGCCCTGGAGGTCCTGGAGCGGGACGGTCGGGCCTGGCGGATCGCTTGTACGAGCGGCAGCCTGAGCGGACTGATCGCGGCGGCCCGGGCGGGGCTCGGCGTGATGGCGCACACCCGCGGGCTGATCCCGCCGGGTCTGGTCCGGGTGGGCGGCCTGCCGGAACTGGGGCCGGTGGAGTTCGCGTTGCTCCAGGGGCACCGGTCGACGCCGGCCGCGGAGGCGCTGGCGGCCGCGATCCTCTCGGGCGGCGACCGACTGAGCCGGCCGGCCTGACCCCCGCGGGCACCGACCGGGGGCCCCGCGGGCACGGGTCGGGGCCGGCGGTCGCGGTGCGGGGCTCGCGCAGATGTCGTGGAGATCCGAACCCGTTCCTCCGTCGATCACCCATCGATCGGCCATCGATCTCCCGTCGATCTCCACGGGCCTCGCGCCCACGGCGCTGACCAGTGGTGATGGCTTCGCATCGGTTGTTCGGACCACCTCCCGTCGGGCCCCCGCGTGGGGTACCGTCACCGGCGCCGTGCGGAGCGAAACTGCGCGGAGAGGAGCGGGCCCTTGCGTGAATTCACCGTCCCACCCGTGGTCACCGACGCACCGGTCGGCGGTCTGGCCGATGTCGTCTTCGACCATGCCCGGCAGGATCCGGACCGGGTGGTGCTCGGTCGCAAGACGGAGGGGGTCTGGCGGGACGTCACCTCCGGGGAGCTGGCCGAGGAGGTGCTGGCGCTCGCGAAGGGGTTGTTGGCCCAGGGCGTCCGGTTCGGGGATCGGGTGGGCGTGATGTCCCGGACCCGCTACGAGTGGACGCTGTTCGACTTCGCGCTGTGGGCGATCGGCGCCCAGCCGGTGCCGGTCTACCCGAGTTCGTCGGCCGAGCAGGTGCACTGGATCCTGTACGACTCCGCGTGCACCGGCTGTGTCGTGGAGAACGAGGACCAGGCCATGACGGTGGGCTCCGTCGTCGAACGCCTCCCCGACCTGCGCAGGCTCTGGCAGCTCGACTCGGGTGCGGTGGCGGAGCTGGTCGAGGGCGGGCGCGGGGTCGCGGATGACGTGGTGCACCGCCATCGCCGCGCGGTGACGCCCGACGCGACCGCCACGGTCATCTACACCTCGGGAACCACGGGTCGCCCCAAGGGCTGTGTGTTGACGCACGCCAATTTCATGTTCGAGGCGGACACCATGGTCGACCGCTGGGAGTCGGTCTTCCGCGCCGGCCCGG of the Streptomyces sp. NBC_01426 genome contains:
- the fdhD gene encoding formate dehydrogenase accessory sulfurtransferase FdhD; this translates as MGRVTERRRVVRIRGGVAGARPDTLVAEEPLEIRLNGKPLAITMRTPGDDFALAVGFLVSEGVLARTSDVQAVTYCEGATSDGSNTYNVVNVQLATGVPVPDITLERNVYTTSSCGLCGKASLDAVRTATRFPGIEADPVRVSADLLSLLPDRLRAAQKVFDRTGGLHAAGLFSAEGELLDLREDVGRHNAVDKIVGRALQAGRLPLTGSVLLVSGRASFELAQKAVMAGIPVLAAVSAPSSLAVDLAVETGLTLVGFLRGPDMNIYAGEQRVSL
- a CDS encoding beta-ketoacyl-ACP synthase III; its protein translation is MTGSRVVALGHYQPAKVITNEDLAAMVDTNDEWIRSRVGIKTRHMAGPEEPVDELAFQAAGKALANAGLTPDDIDLVLVATSTAIDRSPNMAARVAAKLGMGGGPAVMDINVVCSGFTHTLAAADHAIRAGAATRALVIGADKMTEITDWSDRTTCVLTGDGAGAAVVEACEQPGIGPVLWGSVPEMGHAVRIEGSPPVFAQEGQAVYRWTTSRLPALARKVCEKSGITPEDLAGVVLHQANLRIIEPLAAKIGAVNAVVARDVVDSGNTSAASIPMALSKLVQRGEIPSGAPVLLFGFGGNLSYAGQVIHCP
- a CDS encoding LysR substrate-binding domain-containing protein: MYDPVQLRTFLTVAQTLSFTQAAGRLGVRQSTVSQHVRRLEDATGRPLFARDTHSVELTEDGEALLGFARTILEAHERAAAFFTGTRLRGRLRFGASEDFVLTRLPEVLEGFRHEHPEVDLELSVELSGTLHERLDAGRLDLVLAKRRGRGDERGRLVWRDRMVWIGAEGLRVDPERPVPLIVFPPPGITRARALEVLERDGRAWRIACTSGSLSGLIAAARAGLGVMAHTRGLIPPGLVRVGGLPELGPVEFALLQGHRSTPAAEALAAAILSGGDRLSRPA
- a CDS encoding bile acid:sodium symporter family protein, translating into MRRPHLPSWVPLDPYVLALLGTVGLAALLPARGQAAGVAQGATTAAVALLFFLYGARLSTREAFDGLRHWRLHLTVLACTFVLFPLLGLAARALVPSVLTPPLHSGLLFLCLVPSTIQSSIAFTSLARGNVPAAICAGSFSSLAGIFLTPLLAAALLGNSAGGFSLDSLRKIALQLLLPFVLGQLMRPRLGGFLLRNKKVLGRVDRGSILLVVYTAFSAGMVAGIWHQVSALRLGALMAVEAVLLAVMLLVTWYGAKRLGFGREDRIAIQFAGSKKSLAAGLPMAGVLFGAHASLAVLPLMLFHQMQLMVCAVLARRRARDLDPELPAERVAEVSRQARHPAPRAR
- a CDS encoding serine/threonine-protein kinase translates to MTLNGARGRDVSQHHPRNRPVIAGRYRLEERLGRGGMGTVWRATDELLGRSVAVKELHVGDGTEAAGALREARTLAQVRHPHVVVVHDVVEDDGRPYIVMELVDGGSLADRLTATGPLDPAETARTGLALLGALTAAHARGVLHRDVKPANVLMETGTDRVVLTDFGIAHLAGATTLSETGAFVGSPEYTSPERMQGAAAGPESDLWSLGALLCAALTGESPFHRDSLGGVLHAVVHDEIRPPAKAGPLLPVIRGLLDRDPERRLDAPETRRLLSAYVATGTMPLLDRAAAPTPPAGTSGRKAATGTGTPPGYSPTEHVARPAGPAAPARPALRIGLVVALVVLAVVATVTVTSLLDNGSRGRTDTAGPAAGAPAADGSPGTAARPPASPSPANAAPSPAATPTPAGPRTQPERSAPTKPAPAGYRTVVDREGFSLAVPQGYRRTTDDQRVFYVSPDGAFRIGIKSTPPVAGGPPAAMKAADTAGPDTNPGYRDNTVVRTTHNGLPAALWEFTWNGFTATEGPRHTFDLCWDENGGMYDVWVSAPVGRLGEARSHFDAALDSFVPPA
- a CDS encoding (2Fe-2S) ferredoxin domain-containing protein yields the protein MTWIRPLAAHAERPCTLVVCRGCCCGDPRKNPGSDHAGQLARLREAAAASGGRLAVRTSDCLGPCAQANVIVVQPTSEARRKGARAAWFGWALDDTATDEIIAWAEAGGPGATPIPATLDLHRIDPPEPKPAPTRRGRRGR